The sequence below is a genomic window from Gemmatimonadota bacterium.
TTTGGCGATCAATTTGGGTATCTTCGTGCAATGAATCAGAATCCCCAAGAGATATACCGGGATCTGCTCACCTGTGTGTTCCACGCCCCGACATCTGGTGGACTGCATCTATGTGCAATACGCGGTTCAGACGGTGAAATCGGTCTGAAGGCAAGCACCGCAGATACCTATTTCGGGTTGATCTATATTGGCGACTCTACCGCGTTTAGAAACCTGGCGGGATCAGATGATTCCGGCATTGTGGTAGAGGAAGATGCGCTTACCGGTGGGTTATTCAACGATATCAATAGCCAAGGCACCACGATCAACGTCCTCATCGGTGCTAAAAGGTTTATCGAGGGTTGGGATTCCTACAGGGTATCCAATATGGGACTACTAAACGTCGGTAAAAGCGAAGGATCGGAAATCATCCAACTTTTTGGACGTGGCGTTCGCCTTCGGGGCAAAGACCGTTCCCTTAAAAGGAGTGCCTCTTTAAGTGGCGTCCATCCTGACCGGATCGAACTGCTCGAGACGCTGAATATATATGCTGTTAGGGCAAATTACATGGCTCAGTTCCAAGTGTACTTGAATCGAGAAGGTATCGACACCGAAGGATACATCGATCTACCACTTACCATACGTTCCGAGTCGGATCTCTCAAATATGGGTCTTCTGATCCCCCGCATACCAGCGGATACCGATTTCGCTCGGGAGGAGGATCTTGCACTGACCCCGGATCATACGGTACAGGTCCGGGTGGATGTAAGCACAAGGGTTCAGACTCTCGAAAGCGGTGTTGAAGGTGTTGAGACAACCGTCGTCCAGGCAGGCACGGAGACGATCCTCACCGATGACCTTTTGGAGCTGATCGATTGGGAAAGAGTGTATATCGAACTGCTCGAGTACAAACATTCGAAGGATTTGAAAAACCTGTACATACAGCCGTCCCTGCTACGGTCCATAATATCGGATAATCTGCATTTCACACTTATAGCAGACGACGACCTGGTCCATCCGAAATCCTTTGAAGAAGTAGCACGCCTTCAGGAAGTAGTGACTACGATACTGCGCCGTTACGTAGACGCATTCTACCGATCCAGGCAGAGAGCTTGGGAATCGAACCGGATGATTTACAAAATACTGGACGAACATGACCCCAATCTGCGCTTTAACCATCTCTACTCTTCTGACGGGAAGGGACAATACATCGTTAGTGTCCGGCGGTCCGAAGACTCAATGATCGAAGAGATTGAAAACCTCATTTCTGGCAACGATCGGATATATCAGGAAGAATCGGCCGAATTACCCCGCCTTCACTTCGACAGGCATCTCTATCAACCATTGCTGATAGAGCAGAATGAAAAGGTTAAAAGTACACCTCCGGCATTAACAAAAAGTGAGCGAGCATTTGTCACCGATCTGAAAGAATACTGGGTGAGCGAAAAGGACAAATCCCTGCTGGAAGTCGAGGTTTTTCTTCTGAGGAATCTCAGCCGCGGGACTGGCGTTGGTTTCTTCGAATCGAGCGGATTCTATCCCGATTTCATCCTCTGGATCAAGGAAACGGGTAAACAACACATCGTATTTATCGAGCCTCACGGTATGATCCACGCAGAAGCATACGAACACGACGAGAAAGCACAACTTCATGTGAGATTACCGGATATGGCCAAGAAGATCGGTGAGAGAAGTGGACGCGACGACATTACGCTTGACTCGTACGTCATTTCGGCAACGCGTTTCCAAGACCTTCGCAAGAGGTATAGCGACGGAACTTGGGATATGGAAAGATTCGCAGAAGCCCACATACTCTTCGCCGAGCAGTACAACTACTTAAGTCAGATTTTCGAAGCTCAACTTTCAACCTGACACAACCCCTATGACCCCCTTCGAAGAACTCGTGGACATCATGGCGAAACTCCGGTCGAAGGGAGGCTGTCCCTGGGACCGGGAACAGACCCACCAGACCCTGCGGCCGTACCTTATCGAGGAGGCCTACGAGGTGCTGGACGCGCTGGACAACGGCGAGGACGGCGACTTCCGGGACGAACTGGGTGACCTGCTACTCCAGGTGGTCTTCCACGCGCAAATCGCTACCGAGGAGCAGCGGTTCGACATCCACGATGTGGCCCGGGCGATCAACAACAAGCTCGTCCGGCGCCATCCCCACGTTTTCGGGGACATCCGGGCGGACACGGCCGACGAGGTGCTGACCAACTGGGAGAAGATCAAACAGGAGGAGAAGGGGAACGAAGGACCCGGGTCGGTACTCGACGGCCTCCCGGCGGGCATGCCGGCCTTGCTCCGCGCCTACCGCATCCAGGAGAAGGTCGCCCGGGTCAACTTCGACTGGGACGACGTTAAAGCGGTGCTCGAAAAGGTCGGCGAGGAAATCGGCGAGGTGCGACGCGCCCTGGAGCACGGGGACCGGTCGAAGATCGAGGAGGAGATGGGCGACCTGCTGTTCTCCCTGGTGAACCTTTCCCGCCACCTCAACGTGCCGCCGGAGGATGCCCTGAGAAGGAGCAACGACAAGTTCATCCGCCGTTTCCGGTATATCGAGGCCGCCCTCGAACTCAAAGGAGAAAGCCTGGAAAAGGCCACCTTCGAGGAACTGGACGCCCTGTGGGACGAGGCCAAGCAAAGGGAGTCGGATGGCGACGCCGGATGAATCGGTGCTCCAGTTCGGCAGCGGCCGGTTTCTCCGCGCCTTCGCCGACCTCTTCATCCACGAGGCCAGGCAGGCCGGGCAGGACATCGGCCGGATCGTCGTGGTCCAGTCCACGGGCACCGGGCGGGCGCAGTTGTTCAACGAGCAGCACGGTCGTTACCGGATCCGGGTGCGGGGGATCCGTGACGGAAAACGGATCGACGAAACCGTCGAGGTGGAGAGCGTCTCGAGGGCTTTGAGTGCCGCGGAGGACTGGGAAGCCGTCCTGGCCGCGGGGCGCGACCCGTCCACGGAGTATATCCTATCCAACACCTCGGAGACCGGATACGACGTGCCGGAATCGGAACGGCTGGACGGCGAGTCGCCGGTTTCTTTCCCCGGAAAGCTGCTCACCGTACTCCATGCGCGGTATGAATACGGCGGCGCACCGGTGACCGTCATCCCCTGCGAACTGATCGACGGCAACGCAGGGGCGTTACGCGGGCTGGTCCGCGACCTGGGCCGGCAACGGCGTCTGGGCGACGGCTTCCTGGGCTGGCTGGAAGAAGGCGTGACCTGGCTGCATACGCTCGTGGACCGGATCACTATCGAACCGCCGCCGGGTTTTCCCAATCCCCACGGCGACGGGCTGCTGGCGCTGACCGAACCCTTCGCCTTCTGGGCCCTGGAGGACCGGCCGGGCGCCGCGCCGTTCATCGAGCATCCGGCCATTACACGCACACCGGACGTCCGTCCCTACGCGCTGCGCAAGGTGCGGGTGCTCAACGGCGCCCACACGGCGCTGGTCTGCCGGGCCATGCCCCTGGGCATCCGGACCGTCAGGGAGGCGGTCGACCATGGGGACACGGGTCCCTGGCTGCGGGAACTGATGCTGGAGGAAATCGTGCCGGCCCTGCCGGACGAGGTGGAAGACGCCCGGTCCTTCGCCGAGGATTGCATCGAACGGTTCCGGAATCCATTCCTGGGCCACCGACTCGAATCCATCGCGGTGGACCATGAAATCAAGGTGAAGATGCGCCTGGTACCCTCTTACGAAGCATACGTCGAGAAGTTTAAGCGCAAGCCGACCCTGCTGTCCGCCCTGCTCACGTGAAGTGTGCGTTCTGAAAAGCGAGTCCTGAAAAGCGAGTCCTGCCCCTATGCCCACTATCGTACTCGAAAAACCGGGACGTTTCGTCCTTGAGGATACTCCCGAGCCGACGCCTCCTGGTCCCGGCGAGGTGCTTGTGCGCATACGCCGGGTTGGGATCTGCGGCACGGACCTGCACGCCTTCGAGGGTACGCAGCCCTTCTTCGACTACCCCCGTATCCTCGGGCACGAACTGGGGGTGGAGGTCATCGCGACCGGTCGGGACGTGACGCACATCCATCCCGGTGACCTGTGCGCAGTCGTTCCCTACATGGACTGCGGGAACTGTGTGCCCTGCCGCATGGGCAAGACGAACTGCTGCTCGAACCTCGACGTCCTGGGCGTACACGTGGACGGCGGCATGCGGGACGTCCTCGTGCTCCCGGCCGGGAAGCTGCTGCGTTCCGATGTCATGTCCCTCGAGCAGCTGGCCCTTGTGGAGACCCTGGGCATCGGCGCCCACGCCGTGGACCGCGCCGCGATCGAAAAGGGCGAAACGGTCCTGCTCATCGGCGCCGGACCCATCGGTCTGTCCGTGCTGACCTTCGCCCTCCTGGCCGGCGCGCGTGTGATTTTGCTGGAGATCAGCGAGAAACGCATCGCATTCTGCAAGCGTCGTTACGACCTTTTCGATATCATTTCCGACACCACGGACGTGCCGTCGAAGCTGTGCGAAATACTGGGCGGCGAACTACCTACAGCGGTATTCGACGCCACCGGCCACGCTGGATCCATGATGCAGGCCCACGACTACGTCGCCAACGGCGGACGCCTGGTCTACGTAGGCATCACCGGCTCGCGCATCTCCTTCGACGGACCCGACTTCCATCGGAGGGAGATGACCCTGGTCGGCAGCCGGAACGCCCGCACGGTCGACCTGCAGCGGGTCATCGGGCATATCGAGGCCGGCCGAATCGACACCTCGCCCTGGATTACGCACAGGGCCGATCCGGACGGCATGCTGGTGGATTTTCCCATGTGGCTCGACCCGGAGAGCGGGGTAGTCAAGGCCGTACTCGAAATGGTCTGACAGAAACGGCCTGACGACGGAGCGAACCAGGACGCTTACCGGGCGCAGAACGCTGATTAATCCGTCACGGCTCACTGATTTGCGGGCCACGACACACTATAGGGAACATTACGCGTTGTATATTCCGGCTGCGGTTCGTATCATGAAAACTACCGAAGGATATGACGACTTTGTTTGTCAAAGTGGACACCAAGGAAAAGGAGAGAAAGCGTGGACAAGCAGACCCTGATCGACAACCTGAACGGAGACCTGGCCGCCGAACTCGGCGCGATCATCCAGTTCACCATCTACGCGGCCAAGGCCAGCGGCCCCTATCGGCCCGAACTGGCCAAGTTCTTTCAGGACGAGGTTGCCGATGAGCAACTTCATGCGCAATACCTGGCCGACAAGATCGTGGTACTCGGCGGCGAGCCCACGACCGTTCCCCGGCCGGTCAAGGTGAGCGATTCGAACCGCGAGAACCTGGAGACCATGCTTGAGGACGAACGTACGATCGTCCGGCGGTACGTCCAACGCCGATCCGAGGCTGAGGAATACGGCGACTACGGGCTCATGGTCCAGCTGGAAGACATGATCCGGGACGAGAGCAGTCACGCCGAAGAAGTGGAACGCATACTTCGGGACTGGCCCCTGTAACTCCAACCGCGGCGGCTGAATGCTTCGATTCATCTGGAAATGGTTCCTTCGGCTGGCCGTCGCAGCCGTGGTCATACTTGTCGCGGTCCTGGCATACTACTCGATCGTATCCCGCCCCATGCCCGAGCATTCATTCACGGATACCGACCAGTTCCTGGCCATCGCCCACCGCGGCGGCGCGGGACTGTGGCCTGAAAACACCCTGTTCGCCTTTCAGAACGCGGTCAGAATCGGTGCGGACGCACTGGAATTCGACGTGCACGCCACGAGCGACGGTGAACTGGTGGTCATTCACGATGCCACGGTCGACCGTACGACCGACGGCGCTGGCCGGGTCGACGAGATGTCCTGGGCCGCACTGCGGGAACTGGACGCGGGTTACCGGTGGACCGCGGATGACGGCGCGAGCTTTCCGTTCCGAGGCATGGGTTTGCGGGTACCATCCCTCGAGGAGGTACTGAACGGCCTCCCCGATACCCGAATGATCATCGAGCTGAAAGACGTGTCCGATGCTGCCAGGGTCCGTTTTTCCGAGGCAATCGCGCAGTGTTCGTACCCGGAACGGAAGGTCATCGCTTCATTTCAGTCCGAGACCGTCAAATACATACGAGACAACAACCCGGGCATCGCAACATCGTCCACCGCCGGCGAGGTGCTCGGCTTCTGGGTGCTGAACACCCTGAGACTCGGGTTCGCCTTTGTTCCCGGTGGAGAGACGATGCAGGTACCGCCCAGTTTTCAGGATCTGACGCTGGTAAGCACCCGGTTCGTATCGGGCGCTCACCGGCACAACATGGACGTGTATGTCTGGACGATCAACGAGGAAGCGGAGATGAGACGCCATGTCGATCACGGCGTGGACGGCATTATTACGGACTATCCGGATCGTCTCCTGCAGGTACTGGACCGGTACCCGGAATTGCGGGAACCGGAAAACGGGGAAGGAGAAGCACCGTCACCATGAGCGAACAGGCTATTCTGTCGGTCAGGGACCTGAGTAAGACCTACCCGAGCGGCGGCGGGATGCTTACCGTTTTGCGGGATATCGAATTCGACCTGATGCCGGGCGACTCCCTGGCGATCATCGGCCCCTCCGGCAGCGGGAAAACGACGCTGCTCGGTCTCTGCGCCGGCCTGGACCGGGCGACTACGGGATCCGTCTCAATGAACGGCATCGTGCTGGACGATCTCGATGAAGATGAACGAGCCCGCGTCCGCAACCGGCACGTGGGTTTCGTCTTCCAGAATTTCCAGCTGATCCCGACCCTCACCAGTCTCGAGAATGTCATGGTCCCGGCCGAATTGCGCGGTGAAAAGGCGGTCTACCGCCGCGCGGAGGAACTCCTGGACCGCGTGGGGCTGGCGGACCGGACCACCCACTACCCGGTACAGCTGTCCGGGGGCGAACAGCAGCGGGTCGCCATGGCCAGGGCCTTCATCAACCGTCCGGCACTGCTCTTCGTGGACGAACCCACGGGCAATCTCGACGCCGATACGGCCGCTACCGTGGAAAGCCTGTTGTTTGAACTGAACGAGGAATCCGGGACGACCCTGGTCACCGTGACCCACAACCTCGACCTGGCACGCAGGACCCGCCGCATCGTCCGGTTGAGCGGGGGCCGCATGGTCGAAGACTACCTTCCCGAGCATTCCGGAATCCCGGAAGCCCCGTCCCTTTCCCTTACTCCAGATCCCCAGTCATGAGCGTTCCTGCCGCATCCGATAAGACGCCGGTACGGGCAGGCTGGCTGCTCAGCATGGCCTGGCGGGACAGCCGGACCTACAGGCGCCGCCTGCTCCTGTACATGTCTTCCATCATCCTGGGCACCGCCGCGCTGGTGTCCATACGTACCCTGGGCGACAGCATGGCGGCCGCAATCGACCTGGAGGCCAAGGCCCTGCTCGGCGCCGACCTCGACATCAACACCCGGACGGCCTTCTCTGATTCGGCCGAAGTCTTTCTCGGAAACCTGGGCGGCGAGCAGTCGCGCCAGTCCAGTTTCGTCTCCATGGTCTCCTTCCCGCGGACGGGTTCGTCACGCCTCTCCAACGTCAGGGCGCTCGAGGGCGCGTTCCCCTACTACGGCGTGCTGGAAACGGTCCCTCCCGCCGCCGCACAGGCGTTCAGAACGGACGGCACGGCCCTCGTGGACGACAACCTGATGATCCAGCACGGCGTGGAGGTCGGCGACTCGATCCGCGTCGGGATGCGCACACTCGAGATCTCCGGCCGCCTGGTCAGCATACCCGGCGAAACCGCGGCCATGAGCACGATCGGCCCCCGGGTCTACATCCCCATGTCGGAACTCGAATCCACGGGATTGATCCAGCCCGGCAGCCGCGTGACCTACCGGGCCCTGTTCCGGTTCGACGACGGTGTGGATGCGGACGAACTCGCGGCAACCTATGGCGCGGACACCGCGGCCAAGTGGGGGTGGGACTGGGACACCGTCAGGGACCGCCAGGCGGGCCTGGAACGGTCCCTGGGCAATCTCTACCGGTTTCTCAACCTGAGCGGTTTCATCGCCCTGATCCTCGGCAGCGTAGGGGTCGCCAGTGCCATTCACACCTATGTGCGGCGGAAACGGGGCACCATAGCCGTACTGCGCTGCCTGGGTGCGGAGGGGCGGCATACCTTCGCAGTGTACGTCATCCAGGCCGTGGCCATCGGCGTGATCGGTTCCGCCATCGGCGCGGTCGTGGGTTATCTCGTCCTTGGCGTATTGCCCGTGCTGATCCAGGACTTCGTTCCCTTCGAACTGGTGGTGGGGTTTACCTGGCTTCCGCTGCTTCAGGGCATGGGGCTCGGGCTGCTCATGGCGTTGTTGTTCGCCCTCCTGCCGCTTCTCGCGATCCGGGACATTTCTCCCCTGCTCACGCTGCGCTCCTCCGTTGAAACACCGCGGCGCGCCAACACGGACCCGCGGCGCATCCTGCTGATCGCCGTGCTCGTGGCCGGCGTCGTGCTCTTCGGCATCACCCAGACCAGGGTATGGCTGCAGGGCGTGGGATTCGCGGGGGGACTGATCTGCGCCTTCCTGCTGCTGACCCTGGTCGCACGGAGCCTGATCAAGCTGGCCCGGCGCATCGTGCCGGCTACGTGGCCCTATGTCTGGCGGCAGGGCCTGGCCAATCTCTTCCGCCCGGACAACCAGACTGTCACCATGGTCGTCGCCCTCGGGCTGGGCGCCTTCCTGATCACGACGCTGTACCTCCTGCAGTACTCCCTCGTGGGACACATTACCCAGGTCGGCGGAGACCGGCAGTCGAACCTGGTGCTCTTCGACATACAACCCGGCCAGCGGGAGGATATCCTGGAATCAATGCGCCGCAACGAGCTGCCGGTCATGCAGCAGACGCCGGTGGTAAGCATGCGGCTGGCGGGCCTGAAGGGGCGGACGGTCGCGGAGGTGATGGCGGATTCGACGGAAAGGGTTCCGCGCTGGGCGCTGCGCCGTGAATACCGTTCGACCTACCGGAGCCACCTGGAAGACGCGGAAACACTCCTGCAAGGGTCTTTGCAGCCCCGCGCCGAGACCGGGAAGGATTCCGTATTCGTATCCATAGAAAAGGGCATCGCCGACCGCCTGGGGCTGGGGATCGGCGACGAGATCGTGTTCGACGTGCAGGGCGTGCCGGTGCCTACCACCGTGGGGAGCGTGAGGGCGGTAGACTGGCAGCGGATGCAGCCCAACTTCTTCGTGGTCTTCCCGGAAGGCGTCCTGGAAGAGGCGCCCCAGTTTCACGTGATCGTGACCCGTATCGATGATCCGCAGGTCTCGGCAAGCTTTCAGCGAGAAACGGTCAGCCGGTTTCCCAACGTTTCATTGATCGACCTGAGCCTTATCCTGAACACCCTCAACGACATACTCGGCAAGGTCTCCCTCATCGTCCGTTTCATGGCGCTGTTCAGCGTATTCACCGGCGTCATCGTCCTGGTGGGCGTCGTGACCAACAGTCGCTACCAGCGAATGCAGGAAAGCGTGCTGCTGAAGACCCTCGGCGGCTCCCGGAACCAGATTCTGAAGATCATGACGATCGAGTACCTGTTCCTGGGCGCGATCGGCGCATTGACGGGGGTCGTGCTGGCCTTTGCCGCCACGTGGATCCTGGCCGTCTTCGTCTTCAACATCTCCTACGTACCGGCCTACATCCCCGTGCTGGCCGTGGTCGGCGGGATCGCGTTGATCACCATCCTGGTGGGCATGGCCGCCAGCGCCGGCATCTACCGCCAGTCCCCGCTGGAAGTGCTCCGGGCGGAAATCTGACGATCCGCGGGATCAGGGCAGAAGTTCCTTCAGAACCGGCTCGAGCACCTTCCAGACCAGCTCGGCCATGATCGCGTGCCCTTCCGCGGTCGGATGGATGCCATCCGGCAGATTCAGTTCCGGTATGCCGCCAACACCCTCGAGAATGAAGGGGATCAGCGAGACACGCTCCGATTCCGCCAGCGCCGGGTAGATCTCCCTGAATTCAGTGACGAAGCGCTGCCCCATATTGGGCGGCGCCTGCATGCCAGCGAGAATGATCTTCGTCGCCGGATACCGCTCCCGGACGCGCCGGATGATGGCCCGCAGGTTCCGGCGGGTGACGCCGGGATCGACACCCCGTAGTCCGTCGTTCCCGCCGAGTTCGAGGATGAACACGTCCGGACGGTTCTGCAGCACCCAGTCGATACGGCTCAGGCCGCCCGCCGTGGTCTCCCCGCCCACGCCGCCGTTGATCACCTTGAACGGCCAGCCGAGTCCGTCGATCTTATCCTGCACGCGTTGCGGAAAGGCCTTGTCGGGATCGACCCCAAACCCCGCCGTAAGGCTGTTGCCGTAGAACAGCACGGTCATCGGCGCTCCTTCGCCCGGGGCGTCCTGCCCGCTGTCCGCCGTGTCCTGCCAACTGTCCGTGTTCGCCGCGTCCTGCCCGCTGTCCGCCGCTGCGACGGGGAGCAACCAGATTACGGGGAGTAGCAAGATCACGGGGAGTAGCAAGGTGGACCGTCGTTTAAGCATGATGTTATCACTCCGGCGTCAGTGGAGAAAACACGAATTTCCAGGGTTTACCGCTTGACGACACTGGCCGCGCCAGGTAGTATGAAAGTATAACCCCAGTCTTTCATCCCTCAAAGATCCATTTCTCCAGAAATCGCCAATTTCAATGCGAAGCAAACCTGCATTTCGCCATCTGCCGGTATGGACCCGGGTCATTACGGCACTCGCCATGACCGGTCTCTTCGCAGCCCTGCTGAACGACTTCGCCATTACCCGCAATGCATCTGCCCGTCTGTACTACCTGGCCGAGGAAACGCCCGAGTGCCAGGTGGGACTCGTACTGGGCACTTCCAAGTACGCCGAGGGGCACGTCAACCAGTACTATCGCGCACGCATCGAGGCTGCCGCCGAATTGTTTCACGCCGGCCGGGTAAGGGCCATTCTCGTCAGTGGGGACGCTTCCACACAATACTACGACGAGACGACGACGATGCAGCGGGACCTGGTCGAACTGGGGGTACCTGAAGACTTCATCATGCTCGACTATGCCGGCGTGCGGACCCTGGACTCCGTCTTTCGGGCGAAGAAAGTATTCGGACTCGACCGCGTCATCGTCGTTTCTCAGCAGTTTCACTGCGAACGGGCACTTTACCTCGCGGATGCCGTCGATCTCGCAGCGACGGGATTCTGCGCCGAAGACACCCCTTATACCCAGTCTTTGCTGGTTCGCAGTCGCGAAACGCTGGCCCGGGCGATGGCTTTTGTCGACCTGAACATCTTCGGCACTCAGCCGCGTTCCCTGGAGCAGGACGAACGGGCCAAACGGGCCAGTCGATGAACATGGCCGGGCGGGCCAGCCGGTGCGCACGGGCCAGTCGATGAGCAAAGGCCGCGCGTCAGGGCATTGACATTCCACTTGTCCCGGCCTCCCCCTCCGTATACATTCCGGTTTTCCATTTCAGCCGACCATTCAGCCGCATCCCCGCGACACCACGACCCGTGGAGGTAGGTGTTTGGATTTCGACACGTCGCTCGAGTACGCGCGACAACTGGACCGCCGCGATGAACTGGGCGGGTTCCGGGATCACTTTCTGATCGACGACCCCGGCCTGATCTACCTGGACGGCAATTCCCTCGGACGGGTTCCAAAGGACGCCATCCCCCTGATGGACCGGCTGATCCGGCAACAGTGGGGGAACCGGCTCATACGGGCCTGGAATGACGAATGGATGGGGCTTTCGAGGCGTATCGGCGGAAAGCTCGCCGGCCTGATCGGCGCCCGACCCGACGAGGTGATCATCGCCGACTCGACGTCGGTCAACCTTTTCAAGCTGATTGCCGGCGCGCTGAAGGAGCGGCCCGGGCGGCGCCGAATCGTAACCGACAGCGTGAACTTCCCGTCCGACATCTATATCTTGAAGGCCGTGGCGGACCTGCTCGATCCCGGTTACGATCTGGTCGTACTCCCCGTGGACAATGGCTTTGCCGTGTCCGAGGAGGCCCTCGACCGGGCCATCGACGACGATACGGCCCTGGTGCTCCTCTCCCACGTCATGTACAAGTCCAGTTACATGTACGACATGGCGCGGATTACCGAGATCGCCCACGGCCGGGACGCGATGATCCTGTGGGATCTGAGTCATTCCGCCGGTGTCGTGCCCATGGCCTGCCACGACCTGGGCATCGAACTGGCGGTCGGTTCCACGTACAAGTAC
It includes:
- a CDS encoding FtsX-like permease family protein, translating into MSVPAASDKTPVRAGWLLSMAWRDSRTYRRRLLLYMSSIILGTAALVSIRTLGDSMAAAIDLEAKALLGADLDINTRTAFSDSAEVFLGNLGGEQSRQSSFVSMVSFPRTGSSRLSNVRALEGAFPYYGVLETVPPAAAQAFRTDGTALVDDNLMIQHGVEVGDSIRVGMRTLEISGRLVSIPGETAAMSTIGPRVYIPMSELESTGLIQPGSRVTYRALFRFDDGVDADELAATYGADTAAKWGWDWDTVRDRQAGLERSLGNLYRFLNLSGFIALILGSVGVASAIHTYVRRKRGTIAVLRCLGAEGRHTFAVYVIQAVAIGVIGSAIGAVVGYLVLGVLPVLIQDFVPFELVVGFTWLPLLQGMGLGLLMALLFALLPLLAIRDISPLLTLRSSVETPRRANTDPRRILLIAVLVAGVVLFGITQTRVWLQGVGFAGGLICAFLLLTLVARSLIKLARRIVPATWPYVWRQGLANLFRPDNQTVTMVVALGLGAFLITTLYLLQYSLVGHITQVGGDRQSNLVLFDIQPGQREDILESMRRNELPVMQQTPVVSMRLAGLKGRTVAEVMADSTERVPRWALRREYRSTYRSHLEDAETLLQGSLQPRAETGKDSVFVSIEKGIADRLGLGIGDEIVFDVQGVPVPTTVGSVRAVDWQRMQPNFFVVFPEGVLEEAPQFHVIVTRIDDPQVSASFQRETVSRFPNVSLIDLSLILNTLNDILGKVSLIVRFMALFSVFTGVIVLVGVVTNSRYQRMQESVLLKTLGGSRNQILKIMTIEYLFLGAIGALTGVVLAFAATWILAVFVFNISYVPAYIPVLAVVGGIALITILVGMAASAGIYRQSPLEVLRAEI
- a CDS encoding YdcF family protein codes for the protein MRSKPAFRHLPVWTRVITALAMTGLFAALLNDFAITRNASARLYYLAEETPECQVGLVLGTSKYAEGHVNQYYRARIEAAAELFHAGRVRAILVSGDASTQYYDETTTMQRDLVELGVPEDFIMLDYAGVRTLDSVFRAKKVFGLDRVIVVSQQFHCERALYLADAVDLAATGFCAEDTPYTQSLLVRSRETLARAMAFVDLNIFGTQPRSLEQDERAKRASR
- a CDS encoding arylesterase; translation: MLKRRSTLLLPVILLLPVIWLLPVAAADSGQDAANTDSWQDTADSGQDAPGEGAPMTVLFYGNSLTAGFGVDPDKAFPQRVQDKIDGLGWPFKVINGGVGGETTAGGLSRIDWVLQNRPDVFILELGGNDGLRGVDPGVTRRNLRAIIRRVRERYPATKIILAGMQAPPNMGQRFVTEFREIYPALAESERVSLIPFILEGVGGIPELNLPDGIHPTAEGHAIMAELVWKVLEPVLKELLP
- the kynU gene encoding kynureninase, whose product is MDFDTSLEYARQLDRRDELGGFRDHFLIDDPGLIYLDGNSLGRVPKDAIPLMDRLIRQQWGNRLIRAWNDEWMGLSRRIGGKLAGLIGARPDEVIIADSTSVNLFKLIAGALKERPGRRRIVTDSVNFPSDIYILKAVADLLDPGYDLVVLPVDNGFAVSEEALDRAIDDDTALVLLSHVMYKSSYMYDMARITEIAHGRDAMILWDLSHSAGVVPMACHDLGIELAVGSTYKYLNGGPGAPAFLYVREDLQARLANPISGWFGHRKQFYFDTEFEPATGIDRYLTGTPSVLSLAMIEPGVDLALEAGVEPARAKSLSQSEYLVALWASELAPLGFTLNSPREGARRGSHVSFGHAEGYRIDQAIREERQVISDFRMPDNIRLGIAPLYTTYEELHTAVHALREVVQSGSFRQYSAVIKGVT